In one Photobacterium swingsii genomic region, the following are encoded:
- a CDS encoding sulfatase-like hydrolase/transferase: protein MMSITRRRFMKGAAVSGALAATSPVQAFSQSNQPVALNTPTNPKNILIITADQLAKKAVAGYGNTFVKTPAIDSLIRRGHRFEEAYCAFPLCAPSRASFWTGKLPHQTGVYANSSPNIPQSMPTLGQIFTQAGYECVHFGKQHDYGSLDGFKRAQQVEKELASNSAFPVNYDSREDVYCLEESAKYLKQYDGKKPFMMAVEFNNPHNICGWVGAFEGEHGEVEGIGELPPLPDNFDTEADLMTRSKSVQYSCCTHNRTRQSTQWNALNFRQYLKAYYHYTQLADECIEQVLETLRQRGLEDETLVVFFSDHGDSMGAHRLVTKMNWFYQETTNVPLVFSGPGITARQTHNELVSLCDLLPTLCDYVGIAPPAQLYGRSLLPLLRGEKVENWRQEVVSQWHTNREMTIQPGRMMRTERYKYIVYQEDNDEELYDLLTDPGEKKNLSKMSEFYPLLTQMRAQFKSYLAEQVDPFLTQEAVIDQRWRAHPVGYKHHKGDSSIDLYLRNIRPLEKQQDYAAVEKAKREVIAKARASTCKV, encoded by the coding sequence ATGATGTCTATAACACGAAGACGGTTTATGAAAGGTGCAGCGGTAAGCGGTGCGTTGGCAGCCACTTCACCAGTGCAAGCTTTTTCACAATCAAACCAACCTGTTGCGTTAAATACCCCGACTAACCCCAAGAACATCCTCATTATTACAGCAGATCAATTAGCCAAAAAGGCGGTGGCAGGCTACGGTAATACGTTTGTAAAGACTCCTGCTATAGATAGCTTAATCCGACGTGGTCACCGCTTTGAAGAGGCCTATTGTGCTTTTCCTCTTTGTGCTCCGTCTCGGGCTTCATTTTGGACAGGAAAACTCCCACATCAAACAGGCGTATACGCAAATAGTAGCCCTAATATTCCACAATCGATGCCGACATTAGGTCAGATATTTACTCAAGCTGGTTACGAATGCGTTCACTTTGGCAAGCAGCATGATTATGGTTCATTAGATGGCTTTAAACGAGCACAGCAAGTTGAAAAAGAGTTAGCGTCGAATAGTGCTTTCCCTGTCAATTACGATAGTCGAGAGGATGTTTATTGCCTTGAAGAAAGTGCGAAGTATTTAAAGCAGTATGACGGTAAAAAGCCATTTATGATGGCAGTAGAGTTTAATAATCCCCATAACATTTGTGGTTGGGTTGGTGCTTTTGAAGGCGAGCATGGAGAGGTAGAGGGGATAGGTGAGTTACCGCCATTACCCGATAACTTCGACACTGAAGCGGATTTAATGACACGATCTAAATCTGTGCAATATTCGTGCTGTACTCATAATCGAACAAGACAATCAACACAATGGAATGCACTTAACTTTAGGCAGTATTTAAAGGCTTATTATCATTACACCCAGTTGGCTGATGAGTGTATTGAACAAGTATTAGAGACTTTGCGTCAGCGAGGGCTTGAAGACGAAACATTAGTCGTATTTTTTTCTGATCATGGTGACTCAATGGGAGCGCATCGTTTAGTGACGAAAATGAATTGGTTTTATCAAGAAACCACAAATGTACCTCTCGTCTTTTCAGGTCCAGGTATTACTGCGCGTCAAACTCATAATGAGTTGGTTTCCTTGTGTGATTTATTGCCAACATTATGTGATTACGTTGGAATAGCGCCGCCAGCCCAGCTTTATGGCCGCTCACTGTTGCCGCTGTTACGTGGAGAAAAGGTCGAAAATTGGCGTCAAGAAGTGGTATCTCAGTGGCATACCAATCGGGAAATGACCATTCAACCGGGCAGAATGATGCGCACGGAACGATACAAGTACATCGTGTATCAAGAAGATAATGACGAAGAACTCTATGATTTATTGACGGATCCCGGTGAAAAGAAAAACTTGAGCAAGATGAGTGAGTTCTATCCACTGTTAACGCAAATGCGAGCTCAGTTTAAATCCTATTTGGCAGAGCAAGTGGATCCATTTCTCACTCAAGAAGCTGTTATTGATCAACGTTGGCGAGCTCATCCAGTTGGTTATAAACACCATAAAGGTGATTCATCAATTGATCTTTATCTACGTAATATTCGGCCGTTAGAGAAGCAGCAAGATTATGCGGCAGTTGAAAAAGCGAAAAGAGAGGTTATCGCCAAGGCGAGAGCGTCCACTTGTAAAGTGTGA